The Musa acuminata AAA Group cultivar baxijiao chromosome BXJ1-8, Cavendish_Baxijiao_AAA, whole genome shotgun sequence genomic sequence CAAAAACACATCCACAAAATAACTAATTGTAAGTAAAAGATCAAAACTGCAAGCAAAAATGAATTGAGAGATGAGTAAACAATAAACAAAATCGCTTTGATCTGCTCAAGTAATGTACCAGCATATAGGAGACATAAACCTCATGGAAAACATACTAAAGGTACATACTCATGGGTAATGTTTTTGGAGATTATTTTTCAGATAAATAAATGTTGCATACATTGTTGTACATTGCCTGTGCCGTAGTTGAAATCTCCTCTTTCAATGTATCATATCTGGTTTCAGATGTAAGCAGCAACATTCAGTGAGTAACAATGTTGCCCTGTAAGCTAATTAAAGATAACAGCAATCCCACTGCATAAGCAGAGATCTTATGCTAATTTTATTGCCATTTTGTAAGCCAACATCAATGCTCGTTAGTGTCCAAATTACTGAAGGCATATTCGAATAGGCAATGCTTTAGAAATCCTTCCATCTTCACTAGTTCTGGAAGCTCTAATTACCATGAACAGCAAGCGATGATGCACACTCAGCGAGAGATCAATGCTTACTCCTCACCCATCTTCAATAGCAGGTTGTCTTGGAAAAGCAGAAAAGATGATGCATACTCAGCATCTAACATCTTCACTACCAACTTTTTCTCCTGCATTGCAATTATAATTGATGGGTTGTGAGTGATATTTGACTAGAAAAATTATAACAAAGAAGCACACGGACCAAAAGCACTAAGAAGTCTTGACCTCCAGCAAATTAGCTAGATGAATCTTTAATGTGGGTCTTGTGAGGTTAGGCTCACAGATGACTCTCAGTTATCAGTTCATTCCTGTTATCACATAATTCCTTTGATGGAAGATGATTGCCTACCGGGCAACTTCCATACTGGGCACATCTTGACCTTCATTAGTCAGACTACTTACAGAAGCATCTATAGGGACCCAACTGTTAGATCGCATGACATTCAAAAACTGATTAGCTTCATCAGAGAATCCTGCTGCATCAAGGCTACAAACTAGCATCACACTCTGAGAATAACTGGGCTTGACACCTTTCTCTATCATTTCATTGAGCATACTCAGCGCTTCAGAAAATTTCTCACTCCTGCAAAGACTCTTTAACAGTTCAACATATGTAGCGGAACTCAATTGTTTACCTTCTGCAATAATTGCATCACGAAACTTGAATGCCTCAGCCAAGTTTTCTTCTTTACAATGTACCTGAATCATCACCCCATAAGTTATTTCATCAGGATGTATACCATTTGCCATCATTTCTTCAAACAATGCTGATGCAGCTGATGTGTTTCCCATTTTGTTATGCCCATCAATAAGCGATGTATAGGTAACACAGTTTGGCTCGATATTCCTGTCCTGCATTTCCATCAATAACCGGCATGCCTCCTCCAAATGTCCTGCCTTGGCATATCCATCTATCAAGATTGTGTATGTTACATTATTAGGCATAACCTCTTTGTCCACCATCTCTTGTAGCAATTTAGTTGCTTCCTGTAGTTTTCCAAGCTTGCAGAAACCATCAACCAAGGAATTAAATGTAAAAACTGTAACGAAGCCTTTTGGCAACGCTTCACTGAACAAATGTAAAGCCCTTTCCATGTCACCAGCCTTGCAACATCCGCTAATAAGAACATTATAAACAAATTTATCAGGTGAAATTCCTCttgaaagcatttgttcatacaaCACAAATGCTTCAGACATGTTTCCAGCCTTGCAGTTTCCATCAATCATTGTAGTGTATGTCACACTGGTCGGCACCAAACCCTTTGCTAAGACGCTCTTGAAATATTTTTTAGCACTGTTGATATTACCAGACTTGCAAAAACCATCAATTAGGGCATTATAAGTAACAATATTTGGCTCAACACCTCTAGCACACATTTCATCATGGAGGGTCACAGCTTTAACCATGTCGCCTGTCTTACAAAGCCCAAAGATAAGTGAACCATAAGTGTATACATCAGGAGTCAAACCTTTCTCCTGAAGCTCTGAAAAGGCTTGGAAAGCCTCTTGGATCTTCCCACTCTTTGAGAGGCTCTGAATGAGCACACTGTATGTTTGCACATCTGGCAACACACCATGTCCCAACATGGAGTGAAAGGTGGAGAAGGCCTTTGCAACATTGTCTGATTTGCAGTAACCATCAATAAGGATTGTTAAAATGACATCATTTGGCTTTATACCTCGAGCAACCATCAGTTGCAAAAGTTCATCTGCTCCATCCATATCTCCAGACTTGCTGTGCCAGTCAATGAGAGGCCCATATGTGAACACATTTGGAGACAACCCTCGCTCTTGCATTTGAGTAAAGTATTTCTTTGCTTCTTCAAGATTTCCCGCCTTGCATAGACCCATAATGAGATAATTGTAGCAAAATGTATCTGGAGGAACGTTTATATCAGCCATCTTATCCAAAGTCTGCACTGCCTCCATTATTCTGCCTTCCTTGCACTGACCTGAAATGAGAGTGGAATAAATGACAGCATTAGGTTCCAAACCATTTTCATGCATTTCCATCAACAAGACCTCAGCCTGCCTCGATTCTCCACAAACACAAAATCCATTAATCATCACGCCGTAGGTATACAAATTAGGTAATACATTCCGAATCTTCATCTCTTCAAGCAACCTAAGCGCCTCCTGGGGACTACGCACCTTAAAATACCCCTCAATAACTAGGTTATAAGTCTGTGTCTCTGGTTTACAACCCATACGATCCATCTCCTCCAAAAGTTCATGTGCCTTATCTATGTCCCCTGCCTTACATACCCCACGAATGAGACTGTTATATGTAAACATATTGGGCTGCACTCCTGCAGCTATCATCTCATCCTTCAATTTAAAAGCCTCGTCCATTTTGCTTTCTCGCACAAACCCATCAATCAAAGAAGAGTATATAAATACATTGGGCTTTAGACCCCTCACCGATATTTCCTCCAACAATTTCCTTGCTTCGATTGACTGACTGTTCTTGCATAAGCCACCAATGAGAACACTGTAAGTGTAGTTATCAGCAGCCAAGCCTTTCTTCACCATCTCCTCCTTCAACTGAAAAGCATCCCCAAGAGCCCCAACTCTGCAGAAACCACAGATTAGCGTGTTGTAAGTGACTGCACTTGGGGCACAACGTTTTTGCTCCATCTCCAAGAAGACATTTTTTGCTGCATCAACATTTCCAACCTTCAAATACGCCTCGATCAATATAGTAAAAGTGTAGACATCGTGACCCAGTTGCGCCCGTGATATGAAATCGTGCACCTTCCAGAACAAATCCATGGAATTAGCCCTCAAGAGATCCTTCAGCAGCGCATTGCAGCACCTCAAACTCGGAGCAAAAGCACCGCCTTTCATCAACAACGCCACTTCAGCGGCTTCCTTGAGCATTCCCGCCCTCTTGTACGCATCAATCAGCACGCTGAACACCGCCGAGTTGGAGCGCGGGTCGCGGGAGAAGCAACCAACGATGTTGTCCAATACGGAAGGCGGCGAGGGACAGGTCTTGACCATTCGCTCGAGGAGGCCATTGGCGAGGGGGAAGAGGCCAGAATCGCAGAGGGCAATGGCGAGCACGGCGAAGGAATCAAGGGCGTGGGGGGAGGCCATCTGCGACCCGGACCAGTAAAAGAAATCCAGAAGGCGCTTGGGATCGGGCGCCCGGCCGACTCTCTGGCGAAGGACCGCGGAGACGGCGGCCGGGGAAAGGCGGCGGGGGATGTCGGAGGCGGCCATGGCGGCCTTCCAGTTCCCGGCGCCGAAGAGGAGAGCGGAGATCTCGCGGGCCAGATCGTCAACATCGGAGTCATGCTCGGGGGATTCCGAGGAGACGCAGAGGGGGAGGATTTGGGATCGGAGATGGGGGCTTCTCGCGTCCGACAAGGGGCTGGGGATTATTCTACGCCGGAGGAGGAGAGGGCGTGCTCGAGTGACTCGAAACATGGCGACGGCTCCCTCGTTCGCCGCTTCCGCTCGGTCCAATACATTCGGTTCGATGTGAAGCGTCTTTAGCGTGGAAACGCTTCTGTTTCGACCCATGGATGCTCGTCGAGAAGGGTGGAGTAGATGATTGGAGAGGCGGTGGAGGCCCCATTGTGGGTCCCATAAGTGCCGACGCGAGGTGGGTATGTGGCTTTACACATAGTATCTAAAAGAatcctaaaatatttaaattagctAACAtaagtattaaaaaaatataaaatgacaAAATACCTATTATTTCTACTATTTAATGTTTATGAATCGTAGCAACATCAATTATTAGAATGGCAGGAATTTAAGTACCATGGTTCCGAAATCAATAGTTTTGGTTTCGAAACTTAACTGGTAACTATTGGTTCTAGAATCAATTGGTTCTGATTTTGATTCAAATAgttaattctttttatttttgaaaaaaaaataaataaataaatataatgatTCAAAGCTGGTTCAAGAAATATGAAAAGCTGGTTCATGAATGACTCTTATGAATTGCGTGACCTAGAAATCAGTGAATTTAGAGAATTATCAAGAGTTATTTCATCGAGCTTCaagattttttataatattttttataaaatttaatttataggAAGATGTtaaagttttttatttatttaatgagTAGATAGAAGACCAATTTTAAAGttctagttaagatagaaatactTGTAATATTGAAAGTAAAAAATCTTAGATAGACCCTTCCATAAATAAAGACTATTGTGATGTTGACTATACCAAAAGAAACATAAAGGTCTACGATTTTAATGATTGCAAGTTATTATAATTAATAAGATTTTTTTACATAAATATCTCTATTATTCGCCTTTATTATCTTTAATTTATGATTTCCTGATGACCACCCTTTTTTAAAAGAGACAGACTCTCTAACATGCTATCAAAGCAATCAGTTCTTCAATAACAAAAGCATAAATTTCAAGAGTTTTCCTATTTAATTATAACTTCAAAATCAAAGCATTTGATAAGTGCAATGAAAAGATACAGTACATTTTAAATTTAGTGGTTCTATTCTAAAGAATGCGTGGTTGTTGGCCGCTGGTGATAACATGAAAGTTGCTCCTGAAGATTGGGTTAGTAGGAAGGCACCACAAGTTAATTTGGATGAATCGGACATCAAGAGACCACTGCATACAGCATAACATCAGTTTACACTGGCAGCTTCCTCTACTTCTGACAGGAAGCCATTGTCAAAGAATGACGAGTGCAAAGCTCTGATGCACTGCTGTGCTTCGCTATCATGAACTACCAAGGAAATGTTAACCTGTAGGGTAAAGGTAACGAGAAAACAAGCATCACATTTGGAACACTTTTGTTGGATTATGAAGAAGCATAACCGAGTTACTAGAAAGTACCTTTGATGCTCCCTGGGAGATCATCTGGACATTCACTCCATTCTTGCGAAGAACATTGAATGCCTGAAGACCAAATATGCTTAATTAGTCTCTGTTGCCAACACGATGCGGTCGCTAAACATAATTACCGACCACCAGGAAAATGCGGGCAAATAGTCCATAAAATGGTAAAAGGAGaggacaaaaagaaagaaattctGTTTTAGTTAATAAGTGAGATCAAACCTTTTCTAGGATTAAAGATGATCTCTGCACATTTCCAATAAGAGAGATTATTGATCTGTGCTGAAGGAGATGAACAACAGCAATCTTCTCCAGCTCCTCAACTACATGATCAAGTTCCTACATTTGATTGTTCAAGATGGATTAGTTgagcaagatatcaaacaaatataGTGTCCTTGATACAAAAAATTACAACCAAGTATTCCGTTATGGCTAGCTTTTTGAAGAAACAACGGAGTATCCTTTTGACACCTTTCTCAATCTGAAAAACTTAACTTGTTCATATGCTTAAGTCACCACAACTTAAGTGAGGCTAAACTTAAGCCAGCAAATTGTGCATTTTTAAGTTCAGCAGGCACATGCATATACTCTGCAATAGAGACCATCTCTGTTTTTTCGTTTAACATAAGTGAAGGTTTGAGTGGAAAATCATAATGATTCAGCTCAGACCTGCTGGATTAATTCTCTATTCCAGAGTTTTGATGGATCCAGTGTCAAAGAGATGCTAACTTCACTTGTTGCGACACAGTCAACAGAAATGCCCAAGTCCTCAAATATAGAGAAAACCTGGGGAATACACACACAAAAGGGGAAGTAACAAACTATAATTTTACAAGTAACAGATTACACCACCAAGACTGAAATGATCACCAGTCTACCTTTGCAAGAAAACCATACTGTCCAAGCATTCGAGTGCTCACAATATCCAACATGGTAACATTTGACTTCAACACGATGCTGGTTAGTACAACCTGGATTATCCACAAAATACGTTTATGACAAAGCTAGGAGCAATATCACTTCTACAAAAGAATAAATATAAACATAGTATTTCATTATAGACCTTGCTCATATCTCTTGCTTTAGTGATGACAGTTCCAGGAGCTTGAGGATTATAAGAATTCTTGACCCTAACAGGTATATCACCTTCTCTGGCAGGCCGCATTGACTGGGGATGCAACACCTGAACTTGGAAAATAGCTTATAGTGTCAAATGAATAAACCAAGAAGCAGAACTTATATGAAGAGTCTACAGTAGCTACACTTGCAATTTAAAAGAGGCACCATAACATAGAACTGAATTTGTAATAAAAAACTCTAAATGTAGGTCTAGTGCTACACAGTGAAATCCAAATCCATAAGAACTGCTACAAGTGTGAAGCTGAGTATCAATTTTTGCATCCTTCAAGTTCTGCAAATTTCCAAAGAAACTTCTGTTGCAAACAAACAAATAAGTCGTACCTGTGCTCCAAAATAAGCGAGTTCAGCTGCCTCTTCAAATGTTAAATGAGGAACCGGCTTTGCATTTGGACATATATTAGGATCACATGTTAAAACACCATCAACATCTTTCCAAACCTGTTGCAGATGTATTAATAATATTAGTCTGATACACTGCAGATGGCCAACAGCATCTGAGGTTACATGGATAATGCAAATAGCCAAAGTAGTACAAGAATGGCAGAAAACCTAAAATAAACTTCAGTAGAGTGTGTTGTTTGTGAAGTAGGTAAAGTAGAATACAGCATCCCAACAATATGCTCAAACACTTCAATACTTCAAACTGACCTGAATTTCACGTAAGCCCAAAGCTTTACCTATAGTTGTTGCAGTTAAGTCGCTTCCACCTCTGCCTAAGGTAGTTACAGCACCGGATTTCCAACCCTTTAATCGTAGAAATATCATCAGACCTTTAATCTCAGTTACACAATTATGTCAGCACTACAAAATGCATGATGTTGAGCTTGTAGCTACAACCTTTCCAAGGAAACCAGTGATTATAGGAATCGCCGGATCATTAGTCCAATCACCATGCAACCTCTTTGCAACAGCAGGATAAGTTGCTTCCAAGATGTCAGCATTTGTAAAGTCATCTGTGGTAATAAAACCAATCTCAAATGCATCATACTGCAAAAGACGCAAAAGCCACATAAGTAGCTCCTCTATTGATCAGAAGCAAATTGCAAATATAGAAATTAATTATAATGAAGTTGCTTCCAAGACGTTAACATTTGTAAAGTCATATATGATTCTGTGGTAATAAAACCAGTCTCAAATGCATCATACTACAAAAGACGCAAAAGCCACATAAGTAGCTCCTCTATTGATCAGAAACAAATTGCAAATATAGAAATTAATTATCATGAGGTTGCTTCCAAGGTGTTAGCATTTGTAAAGTCATCTGTGGTAATAAAAACAATCTCAAATGCATCATACTGCAAAAGACGCAAAAGCCACATAAGTAGCTCCTCTATTGATCAGAAACAAATTGCAAATATAGGACTAGATGAAATAGATTAGATCTCTTATCTCTAACTTATCACATACTTCATGAAGCAAAGTCACATCTCAAAATTAAACTCCCAAAAATGAATTGTTGTACTGACAACAATTCATTAAGCAAAGTTTAAATATAACCATATGgaaaaaaatcattagattttCCTTCAATAGTTTGGAGCTATCAAACCATTTCTCTTTGCATGCAAGAATTTCAATCAGGTTCCTGGCTTTCTTGGTAACTTACACGAATATCTTTGACTCTTAATATTTCAACTATTATATTTGGAAGACTAAATGATTGTGGAAATTATTGCGATGTGACCTTTAATTTACTAGTGCATTAAATATCAATGACACTCATTTATGCTCCACTTTTCAGACATGTAACTGGTAAATGGTTGCTCAAGGGCTGGGTGAGCTTAAACAGTTAAGGAATGTCTTGCAACAAAATGTTAGGTTCTATCAAAATCTCTCTTGAAATAAGATTTAACATTGTAACAAAGTGATGGCTCCTAGATGCTGAATTAGTGGTGTAGATGTAAGCTGGAAGAATGAGGCACTCTGGCTTAGGCTCTTTGTACAACCATCGGAGGGGAACCTTTACATGGTACACCCACCTCTCTTCATAGTCGAACCCAACTTGGGAAGCAAAGGTCTCGGAGTTGAGGAAGGAGTTCAGCAAGACAGAATGAAGCCTTGGAGTGCCTGAAGAGGTCAAGACCAAGCAAAGGCACTCTcgagaggagaaagagaatggCTAGTATCGGTGCTAAGCACCTCTTCAAATAAAGCAAGTAGAAAAACTCTAACCTAGCCTGCTTTCCAGGTGTCAGTATAGCCAGCCAACCCTGTTCATAGAAAGACAAAAGTTCTGTATGCTAAGACTTCTTAGCTTCCGCTTCCTCTCCTCTTCATGGCCTTCAGTCTAGTCTCCATTTGCCATCAACTTGTAGAAAGAGAATCATTCCCTCCTTTAAGTTCAGTAAGAAAAGTCATGGAAAGTGTGGATGAATAAAGAAAGACTTTCTCCTACCCTAGCTAGGAAGATAGAATCTAACGGAAGATTCTGTAAGTAGATCAATTCAATTCGATGATTTGAATCTGAGGTCAGGAAGGAGGAATCCAATACCAACTTGCTTAAAGAATCAAACTCTTCCTTCGATAGGAAAGTCCCATTGCTCGCCAAAAGCCCTATCTAAGTCAAACTGCGGTAAGCTTATTCTACTTGCTTGGGATTTCTAAAAGTCTTCCAGTTAGCGTAGTTACTAGAGGCCATGGCAGGAGATGCAGTTCATGAAGTGATCCAATGTAGAATTTGACTTGAATGTAAATGCTAAAAGCCATCCGTTAAATGGTCTTCTACTAACTATACACCAATAAGTAAATATCCAACTAATTTTAGGAAGACCGGATACATTTAGGTTAGCAGAATATCCAATGTAGGTGTAATATTAAAAGTTAAAACTACACAAAATATCCAATCAAAAGTAAGCAGTGAGTTTGTTAGAATAATTCAATATGACCTTGTAGCTGTAACAACCATAAAGACTAgtttaataacaacaacaacccaAAGACTAACAGCACATGTTAAAAGAAACAAAGAACAGATCAGGCAATCAGTCAAAATGATCAGCTAAAGCATCTCTTTTACCTTTTGCCTAAAAAAATATGTTTGTTATCtttataaaaatcatgatttgtcTTACCGGTCCATAACGGTGTACTGACCGGTCATAGGTACGATACATACCGAGCCATACTAACACATGGTACACTGAAATGTACCAGTATATACCGCTCATACCGAGCAATACAttgcggtacgacgaaccttgatacAAATGAAACAATATTAGCAAGAATATGCCTGGATGAACAAAGGTCAACCGACTATTAACAGTCATTTTCAACTTACAAGAAAGTGTGCTCAGTTACTATAATTCCCTGAGCTTATATTCATTTCATATGAAATATTAAAGGGTGTGACTTATGATACCTGTCGTGCTTTAGTACCAATTTTGTTTAAATATGCTGCAAAAATTCTTGTAGACATGCATTCACCAAAGGAAACTAGATAGTCCCTTGTACGAGGTGTTAGCTCTTTCATCATGGCAATGCCTTTCAGAAGCTGCTCTAACTCAACCAGAATATCTGCACATTGTGGCATACAAAGCTATAAACATATAGAGCCAAGAAATAGTAATAAGAATGTTCTTGTCACTGATCAAGTGTCATGACATCGGTTCAAATTGTCACCCATGGGCTTAATGAAAATGACACCAACGGTTCCCTACCTCCAACAGAAACTACAGCATTTAGTGGACCATAATCTAGCAAAATCATTAACCATCACAGGAGACATCTCAAGCAACAAAAATCAtatacaaaaaggaaaatgatacaACCAtcaaataaacaaacaaaaaaataatgaCAAAAATCATGATTTGATTCAGATAATCAACTGATCCTGGTTGGACAAAATCTGGAACACCAGTTTATTTGGGATGCACCAACCCAAAGTATTCGTGCTGACTAAGATAATCCATGTGAGGTTATCCTAGTCACCCAAGTCGATTCAAATCCATCctaagatatctaataagattaagAAGAAAACTTTAAGCTGACACAATTATATGAACAAAAAATAACCTTAGCTTAAAACCATAACATTCCTAATGCCTTCCCACTTAAAAAAGGACCTCAAAACCTCTGCACACAGATAATTTTGAGTGTTCTCTCCGACAACCCCACCTCCTCCACTCCTTACCATCATTAGCCCCTGCTATTGTCAGCCCCCAATGCTGCCTTCCCCTACTCTTAACCACCATCCATTGGCCTTCCCTTACTCTTTGTTGAGCTCCTCTTGTTATCAACTCCCTCCCTAGCATAATTGTGTTAATTGTTGTTAACAATATTATAATAGTTAATTCTTATTAATAATAGTTTACAATTATATTAATTATCAAATTTATTACtgctaaaattttaaattcactaTAGTTTTAGgatcatgatttttttatttgtagGATCCTGAATTTTGAATTGTAtcaattcttcttttattttgacatttttgttattagattTGGATAATTTAACACTTAATGCTTTCTGATTAAATGAATGTAATTTTATGTTTGAGTGGTGATATTTtgaatatgaaatgatatggaaCTCATTGattatctaatttttattttaataattatctttctctctaattattttttatataattcttaTATTAGTGAGTGTGTTGCTTCACTCAAGCAAGCGCCTAACGTCTTCAGTGTTTTGGAACCTTGCACCTTTTATAACACTTTGTCATATTTCTTCTAGTTCGAGTTAGGGATGGACACTtacatattatttaaaattagaaTAAGCATACAATCTTGACACTTATCTTTATTGAATGATATGTACATAAAAAAGATCAACATATTATGCACTTCAAAAGGTGAAGCACAAGCAACAGATTCAAGAATTACAACATAATATACCATATTGTATTGAAGAATATTATACCAAGAATTTAAATCTCCATGTGATACCAATTAGGCTAAGTATGATACCAATATGATAGACAATATAGCAGCCAGCATGTcaatattcattaaaaaaatatatatctatctACATGGACTGATACTAGTCTGATAGATACCAGTCAATACATACTATTCCGACCAGTATTTGTTTTCTTGATTGATACTTAAAATTTTTCTTCTTATTACATTAGTAACACACCAGGGCATACTATACTGATATCTCAGTGCATTTTGTGATAGGGACTAGTATGCATGAGATTTGATTTATTGGGGTGTATAAGCAAATTGGCATTCCTGAAAATCAGTTATGCAATTTGGATTTACAACACATTATTTATTGGCTCCTTAAAAGGTTGGAAAGATCAAGTACAAGACAATTTAGATCAACCAAAATTAATTAACATAATTGAATAATCATGTAAGGACCTAATTTTTTTGAAGTCCGTTTAGGCTTGACATGTGAATGCCACTTGAGTGTATGGTGCAAAGCTCAAATAAAGAACGGGTTTTggacaaaaaattttaattaaacacTGGGAAAACAGGTTTTGGACAAATATTTTTAGTTAAACACTGGTAAAGAGGGGCAGATATAGGATTTGAACTCATGACCCGATCTAAAAAGGACATGAGTTCGAATCTTATATTTGCCCCTCTTTCCCagtgtttaattaaaaatattcatgCAATATCCATTTATTTGATATTCCACCATACACTCAGGTTACAAACTTAAAGCCTAACCGACTTGCTTATGAGACGGATGATACTTTCCTATAGATTAAAGCTTTTGCTTGTAATGGCAATGATCAAAATTTTAAGATGGCATATATTGGGCTCTCTCACAAGCAAGCCGATTAGTCTTGATGTGTGAATGGAACATGATGTATGGTGCAAGCACAAAGGAAAATGGGTAGTGTACAAATATCTTTATCTTTAATTAAACACCGGAAAAAGGGACAAATATAGGATTCG encodes the following:
- the LOC103994174 gene encoding pentatricopeptide repeat-containing protein At5g61990, mitochondrial, with translation MFRVTRARPLLLRRRIIPSPLSDARSPHLRSQILPLCVSSESPEHDSDVDDLAREISALLFGAGNWKAAMAASDIPRRLSPAAVSAVLRQRVGRAPDPKRLLDFFYWSGSQMASPHALDSFAVLAIALCDSGLFPLANGLLERMVKTCPSPPSVLDNIVGCFSRDPRSNSAVFSVLIDAYKRAGMLKEAAEVALLMKGGAFAPSLRCCNALLKDLLRANSMDLFWKVHDFISRAQLGHDVYTFTILIEAYLKVGNVDAAKNVFLEMEQKRCAPSAVTYNTLICGFCRVGALGDAFQLKEEMVKKGLAADNYTYSVLIGGLCKNSQSIEARKLLEEISVRGLKPNVFIYSSLIDGFVRESKMDEAFKLKDEMIAAGVQPNMFTYNSLIRGVCKAGDIDKAHELLEEMDRMGCKPETQTYNLVIEGYFKVRSPQEALRLLEEMKIRNVLPNLYTYGVMINGFCVCGESRQAEVLLMEMHENGLEPNAVIYSTLISGQCKEGRIMEAVQTLDKMADINVPPDTFCYNYLIMGLCKAGNLEEAKKYFTQMQERGLSPNVFTYGPLIDWHSKSGDMDGADELLQLMVARGIKPNDVILTILIDGYCKSDNVAKAFSTFHSMLGHGVLPDVQTYSVLIQSLSKSGKIQEAFQAFSELQEKGLTPDVYTYGSLIFGLCKTGDMVKAVTLHDEMCARGVEPNIVTYNALIDGFCKSGNINSAKKYFKSVLAKGLVPTSVTYTTMIDGNCKAGNMSEAFVLYEQMLSRGISPDKFVYNVLISGCCKAGDMERALHLFSEALPKGFVTVFTFNSLVDGFCKLGKLQEATKLLQEMVDKEVMPNNVTYTILIDGYAKAGHLEEACRLLMEMQDRNIEPNCVTYTSLIDGHNKMGNTSAASALFEEMMANGIHPDEITYGVMIQVHCKEENLAEAFKFRDAIIAEGKQLSSATYVELLKSLCRSEKFSEALSMLNEMIEKGVKPSYSQSVMLVCSLDAAGFSDEANQFLNVMRSNSWVPIDASVSSLTNEGQDVPSMEVAR
- the LOC135680476 gene encoding aspartokinase 1, chloroplastic-like, producing the protein MAVVAQFGGGSCCGVVKLDSSTSLAFSTSFQSKASFALSSRSFCRKREGICGKRRALKVCCERRVSAVVEKDAVLRQGADSNVEQLSIVMKFGGSSVASAERMKEVADLILSFPEERPAIVLSAMGKTTNNLLLAGAKAVCCGVSNVSELHELSFVKELHLKTIDELGLESSIISDILVELEQLLKGIAMMKELTPRTRDYLVSFGECMSTRIFAAYLNKIGTKARQYDAFEIGFITTDDFTNADILEATYPAVAKRLHGDWTNDPAIPIITGFLGKGWKSGAVTTLGRGGSDLTATTIGKALGLREIQVWKDVDGVLTCDPNICPNAKPVPHLTFEEAAELAYFGAQVLHPQSMRPAREGDIPVRVKNSYNPQAPGTVITKARDMSKVVLTSIVLKSNVTMLDIVSTRMLGQYGFLAKVFSIFEDLGISVDCVATSEVSISLTLDPSKLWNRELIQQELDHVVEELEKIAVVHLLQHRSIISLIGNVQRSSLILEKAFNVLRKNGVNVQMISQGASKVNISLVVHDSEAQQCIRALHSSFFDNGFLSEVEEAASVN